The Choristoneura fumiferana chromosome 10, NRCan_CFum_1, whole genome shotgun sequence genome has a segment encoding these proteins:
- the mh gene encoding DNA-dependent metalloprotease SPRTN has protein sequence MLSVGRTNYAKINLADPELELIDPTPNVHNMFIQFDQMFFSTKLASRAVVRWSKRMYSCAGVCSYEGRGGLCDIALSEPLLKLRPRKDLVETLLHEMIHAFLFVTSRDQDRDGHGPNFQAHMHRINNAAGLKISIYHDFHEEVQLYQTHWWRCDGPCQSRRPHYGIVRRTCNKPPGPSDTWWSCHQRNCGGTFVKFKEPENKAKKPGAKKPGAKPKGDITKYITTNKTSAPIGEPKILKAPAKNPKPASTKSNDASTVVLTQKGIRTLTDTAVKITAVFTGKANTLQGNRARSSSVDVAEAVRNIWANRHVPSTVNKPLTPPPYIVRGKLPNRTNNDPKTTTTRKRVSIAELVDEIDTKMNVQKPVKHKANAVHSDSPPSKVKKIDDYFKTTAKSLLKDIYGENIEIAVSSSNNKKLIAVDNSSANRSKVSEVDCPICKLKVDERYINNHLDECLNKDIISEICTSSEERKQPNFVSPSTNIAPRRNANHPVNLVKDVKPVLKEIHKNLTPIPPYKGKTKEEKHLIEKIIPVSKNIYKNIPQIPPYRNKIGESDGSLDYSVMRKDLDRSLNTMRGTFRNHTKHEVDIIKEPKNLDDNLNWEDVLKPVIPKTEFDPNDIDKVKSVVKKIQFDKHLKNNGKFIVPKEEKDLESGFLPSFIGDDARTIKLPPVKLEPGTSVVSALTEPKCPCCGNKVTTTIDEHLEECLAFFGNNGTMPEEGASTSFANHTIVIDDDDDIFDETQLLNATGTKLPCPCCLQMVEHDDMNTHLDSCLC, from the exons ATGTTAAGTGTTGGACGAACTAACTATGCCAAAATAAATCTGGCGGATCCAGAATTGGAGTTGATCGACCCTACTCCCAATGTCCACAACATGTTCATCCAGTTCGATCAAATGTTCTTTTCGACTAAATTAGCCAGCCGAGCGGTCGTGAGATGGAGTAAGCGGATGTATTCATGCGCTGGAGTATGCTC ATATGAAGGCAGGGGAGGTCTCTGTGACATAGCCTTAAGCGAGCCGCTCCTAAAATTACGACCAAGGAAGGACCTAGTAGAAACACTGCTCCATGAAATGATACATGCTTTCCTGTTTGTCACATCCCGTGATCAAGACAGGGATGGGCACGGACCAAACTTCCAAGCGCACATGCACCGCATCAATAATGCTGCAGGACTCAAAATCAGCATTTACCATGATTTTCATGAAGAG GTGCAGCTGTACCAGAcacactggtggcgctgcgacGGCCCGTGCCAGTCGCGCAGGCCGCACTACGGGATAGTCCGCCGCACGTGCAACAAACCTCCCGGGCCCTCCGATACCTGGTGGTCATGCCATCAACGTAACTGTGGAGGTACATTCGTTAAATTCAAAGAACCAGAAAATAAAGCCAAGAAACCAGGTGCCAAGAAACCAGGTGCCAAACCCAAAGGTGACATCACTAAgtatataacaacaaataagacGTCTGCGCCAATAGGGGAACCGAAGATACTAAAAGCACCAGCTAAAAATCCTAAACCAGCATCAACCAAGTCAAACGATGCCAGTACAGTAGTGCTTACGCAAAAAGGTATCAGGACTCTTACTGATACAGCAGTAAAGATAACAGCTGTTTTCACTGGAAAAGCTAACACATTGCAGGGAAATAGAGCGAGATCGAGTTCTGTTGATGTTGCAGAGGCAGTTAGAAATATTTGGGCTAACAGACATGTGCCTTCAACTGTTAACAAGCCATTAACTCCACCCCCATACATTGTGAGGGGAAAATTACCTAATAGAACCAACAATGATCCCAAAACTACCACTACTCGTAAACGTGTATCAATTGCAGAATTAGTGGATGAGATTGATACAAAAATGAATGTCCAAAAGCCAGTTAAACACAAGGCTAATGCGGTGCATTCTGATTCTCCCCCatcaaaagtgaaaaaaatagatGATTACTTCAAAACCACTGCAAAATCTCTTCTCAAAGATATCTATGGTGAGAATATAGAGATAGCAGTGTCTAGTAGTAATAATAAGAAATTGATTGCTGTGGATAATTCTAGTGCCAATCGTTCAAAAGTATCTGAAGTTGACTGTCCAATATGTAAGTTGAAAGTTGATGAACGTTATATAAATAACCACTTAGATGAATGTCTGAATAAAGATATAATTTCCGAAATATGTACTAGCTCAGAAGAACGTAAACAACCAAACTTTGTCTCTCCGTCTACTAATATTGCTCCAAGACGAAATGCAAATCATCCAGTAAATTTAGTTAAAGATGTTAAACCGGTTTTAaaagaaatacataaaaatttaaccccAATCCCACCTTACAAAGGCAAAACAAAGGAAGAAAAACACCTAATTGAGAAGATTATACcagtttcaaaaaatatttacaaaaatatacctcAAATCCCGCCCTATAGAAATAAAATTGGAGAATCTGACGGAAGTTTAGACTATTCTGTGATGAGAAAAGACTTAGATAGATCATTAAATACAATGCGAGGTACATTCCGTAACCATACCAAACATGAAGTTGATATAATAAAAGAGCCAAAGAATTTAGATGATAATTTGAACTGGGAAGATGTTTTAAAACCAGTTATACCAAAAACTGAATTTGATCCCAATGATATAGACAAAGTGAAGTCAGTAGTGAAAAAGATTCAATTTGACAAGCATTTGAAAAATAACGGTAAGTTTATAGTACCAAAAGAGGAGAAAGATTTAGAAAGTGGTTTCTTGCCTTCGTTTATTGGTGACGATGCGAGAACCATTAAACTGCCGCCAGTTAAATTGGAACCTGGGACCAGTGTCGTATCTGCTTTAACAGAACCTAAATGTCCATGTTGTGGAAATAAGGTTACTACTACTATAGATGAACATTTGGAGGAGTGCTTGGCTTTCTTTGGTAATAATGGCACAATGCCCGAAGAAGGAGCATCCACTAGCTTTGCTAATCACACCATagtgattgatgatgatgatgacatatttGATGAGACACAGTTGTTGAACGCTACCGGAACTAAGTTACCATGCCCCTGTTGCCTTCAAATGGTTGAACATGATGATATGAATACGCATTTGGATAGTTGTTTATGTTAG